In Aphis gossypii isolate Hap1 unplaced genomic scaffold, ASM2018417v2 Contig00429_ERROPOS248183, whole genome shotgun sequence, the following are encoded in one genomic region:
- the LOC114131875 gene encoding uncharacterized protein LOC114131875: MRPLCSIWDLFIKNDNKSIKCKFCAFEYKFANATRMKQNICFLCKKCPSDIKNTFFEKLPKSAKRSDDEDIIHSSNIVASTSNVDVFKPEHQESSMKFKIQKITSFFDKITADEQNELEKNMAKAVYHSGMALSAFDTPYWKTFFQSIRPKFVVPSPYMLSNSLLNFEYKRVMDDVNDKINKATCLALLTDGWTNITGDGLINFVITTPVPVFYKSIIPGQERETSEYIKTQIANVLDEVGSEKFFLICTDNAAAMKGAWAKLKEIDKYKHIYSVGCLAHGLHLLFKDLCAITTIISTLKLPSNTRWAGGILMIESVKKNQQALKETSVAVGLEKAIDKEVKQCILDDDLFWPQVDSILYIIQGLPRYLQVPDGQRHLHPLCVI; encoded by the exons atgagACCATTATGTTCTATTtgggatttatttattaaaaatgacaataaatctattaaatgcAAGTTTTGTGCATTTGAGTACAAGTTTGCAAATGCAACTagaatgaaacaaaatatttgttttctatgCAAAAAATGTCCTTCagacattaaaaatacattttttgaaaaattacctAAGTCTGCCAAAAGAAGTGAT gATGAAGACATAATCCATTCTTCTAATATTGTGGCTTCCACGTCCAATGTTGATGTATTTAAGCCAGAACACCAAGAATCGTCTATGAAATTCaagatacaaaaaataacttcattttttgataaaattactgCTGATGAACAAAATGaactggaaaaaaatatgGCTAAAGCTGTATACCACTCAGGTATGGCTTTATCTGCTTTTGATACACCATattggaaaacattttttcaaagtataaGACCAAAATTTGTAGTTCCGTCACCATACATGCTAAGTAACTCCTTGTTAAATTTTGAGTATAAGAGAGTAATGGATGATGTAAACGATAAGATTAATAAAGCGACTTGTTTAGCATTACTTACTGATGGGTGGACAAATATAACAGGAGAcggtttaataaattttgttataactacACCTGTACCTGTATTCTATAAGAGCATAATTCCAGGCCAAGAAAGAGAGACATCTGAATATATTAAGACACAAATTGCTAATGTTCTTGATGAAGTTGGATCAGAAAAGTTCTTTCTTATATGTACTGACAATGCAGCAGCGATGAAAGGAGCATGGGCAAAATTAAAGGAAATCgacaaatataaacatatatattcagTTGGTTGCTTGGCACATGGGTTGCATTTGctatttaaagatttatgtGCTATTACCactataa tttcaacattaaaattacctaGTAACACAAGATGGGCTGGTGGCATCCTTATGATTGAAagtgtgaaaaaaaatcagcAAGCTCTTAAAGAAACAAGTGTGGCAGTTGGATTAGAAAAAGCTATAGATAAAGAAGTGAAGCAATGTATACTAGATGATGATTTATTTTGGCCACAAGTagattctattttatatatcatccagggactcccgcggtaccttcagGTCCCTGATGGTCAGCGTCACCTGCATCCGCTTTGCGTTATCTGA